A single window of Silurus meridionalis isolate SWU-2019-XX chromosome 11, ASM1480568v1, whole genome shotgun sequence DNA harbors:
- the LOC124393669 gene encoding adhesion G protein-coupled receptor F5-like isoform X2: MALSTGMLQNKVKNNMPYPQVTVIRSENFLRFLAILLIYMQMARSQEFLEISDRIVEFGYTEGQTNHLKEKRDVNTVNTNMTQYMIIVEVNVSQAIYDQIRLSLQSMTSFKIDNTTEINSFNITTVCSLNNTEYQCRCEDQYFWPCEKCTKYGSCNNDTRSSCGCINAFPNDGQFCQPNTELMNSSTCISTTTPANYLMEVEIDALDIIVLNQLRVELTRFSFPITKSNVEFVELNITTVCSLNNTKYQCKCEDQYFWPCEKCTKYGSCNNITSSSCGCINTFPNDGYFCQPTNELLNSSTCISTTTPVSSTTPPVSSTTPPVPSTPPPVPSTPDSTLSFAITINGIFDVELTDKTTATYKDYDSKIRKSVDSSFRNVFGYVNNSASVTGFRSGSIIVDFTIQTTNSNLNLSSVSQTLVKNLRDQGFSVNDNALSQSVNGGLYNMTGYIYPGKDLLLTCSPPESNSINWYFGDINLQSSNQYEIIQNKLNVKDASDSVSGQYKCITTVNSLPYIIWQNIQIEPYPDIQVTSNKVEKCSDATITLQCCVQKSYQVQWSSECSKTSTDPQTGCELCDYIVKETDCNKIEQEIQFTCRLNTSIAKTINPKTTIINVKNQPFLCYNSLFGAGNNGDTVNGSCSSDKEGYQIAQCISNNWNVINDQCVLRVFVNLLAVAEVLTVENIKDFMSNLSSTAASEIGNITDSSATIVTIVKILNIVSSLSQTISIDKPIMENFLSTSDVIGSDGARGQWMLINNNNANKNISSLHLDSTESIARRLTNESVDITTNLSSLNKLSFKGPFTGVFGKNSATQINIPANNAPTSFTVIISEALDNILPVRNLTYNNSSQTGTSINGDVAVIETNTTINDILLSFNVKSKTLGSPQCVYWNFTLLNGIGGWDTTGCQLKPVGNETERFTCECNHTTSFSILMSPFTLSKEQTTALAYITYIGVAISMASLVLCLIIEIIIWKSVTRNDTSYMRHVSIVNIALSLLIANICFIIGAAVVNNGEGPCSTATFFMHFFYLALFFWMFVSALLLLYRTIMVFSRMTRGAMMAIGFTVGYGAPLIIAVVTVASTAGGHGYIQKDYNCWLNWNITKALLAFVIPALTIVAINLLVLVVVLCKMLRRGGSTQPDEKHPLVIIARCVAILTPLFGLTWGFGIGTMVSPNFGIHVVFAFLNSLQGFFILVFGTLLDSKVREALAGTFSLRNLSSNRTRSTSAGPSSSSGVPFIQRLRHRNMYNVSNPGFTSSSNDAVN, translated from the exons ATGGCTCTTAGTACAGGTATGCTGCAAAACAAGGTTAAAAACAATATGCCTTATCCACAAGTGACAG tgaTAAGATCGGAAAATTTCCTGAGATTTCTTGCCATCTTGCTTATTTACATGCAAATGGCGAGATCACAAGAATTTCTGGAAATTTCAGACAGAATTGTAGAG TTTGGTTACACAGAGGGACAAACGAATCATTTAAAGGAAAAACGAGATg TGAACACAGTGAATACCAATATGACACAATACATGATAATCGTAGAGGTGAATGTGTCACAAGCAATTTATGACCAAATCAGATTATCACTGCAGTCCATGACTTCTTTTAAAATTGACAACACCACAGAAATCAACAGCTTTAATATTACAACAG TGTGCAGTTTGAATAATACTGAATATCAGTGCAGGTGTGAGGATCAGTATTTCTGGCCATGTGAAAAGTGCACAAAATATGGGTCTTGTAATAATGACACCAGATCCTCATGTGGCTGCATCAACGCTTTCCCAAATGATGGACAATTCTGCCAACCAAACACTGAGTTGATGA atTCTTCTACATGCATATCCACAACAACTCCAG CTAATTATCTGATGGAAGTTGAGATTGATGCATTAGATATAATAGTCCTGAATCAATTAAGGGTCGAATTGACAAGATTTAGTTTCCCCATAACAAAAAGTAATGTCGAGTTTGTGGAACTTAACATCACTACAG TGTGCAGTTTAAATAATACTAAATATCAGTGCAAGTGTGAGGATCAGTATTTCTGGCCATGTGAAAAGTGCACAAAATATGGGTCTTGTAATAACATCACCAGTTCCTCATGTGGCTGCATCAACACTTTCCCAAATGATGGATACTTCTGCCAGCCAACCAATGAGTTATTGA atTCTTCTACATGCATATCCACAACAACTCCAg TTTCATCAACAACACCACCAG TTTCATCAACAACACCACCAG ttccatcaacaccaccaccag TTCCATCAACACCAG attCAACTTTAAGTTttgcaataacaataaatggAATATTTGATGTCGAACTCACTGACAAAACTACTGCAACATACAAAGACTATGATTCAAAAATAAGGAAATCA GTTGATAGCAGCTTCAGGAATGTTTTTGGCTATGTGAATAACTCTGCAAGCGTGACTGGCTTCAG ATCTGGCAGCATCATTGTAGACTTCACTATTCAAACAACAAATTCCAACCTGAATTTGTCATCAGTGAGCCAAACCCTTGTTAAAAATCTCCGTGATCAGGGATTCTCTGTGAACGATAATGCACTCAGCCAAAGTG TGAACGGTGGACTATACAACATGACTGGCTATATATATCCTGGGAAAGATCTCCTACTGACCTGCAGTCCTCCAGAGAGTAACAGCATAAACTGGTACTTTGGTGACATTAATCTACAGTCATCAAACCAATATgaaattattcaaaataaactCAATGTGAAGGATGCAAGTGACAGTGTAAGTG GTCAGTACAAATGCATCACAACAGTAAATTCTCTGCCCTATATTATCTGGCAAAATATTCAAATTGAGCCATACCCCGATATCCAAGTGACCAGCAACAAAGTTGAAAAATGTTCGGATGCAACAATCACACTGCAGTGTTGTGTTCAGAAGAGCTACCAGGTGCAATGGAGCTCAGAATGTAGCAAAACTTCAACAG ACCCCCAGACAGGCTGTGAATTATGTGACTATatagttaaagaaacagattgcAACAAAATTGAACAAGAAATACAGTTCACATGTCGACTCAATACTTCAATCGCCAAAACTATCAACCCAAAGACCaccataataaatgtaaaaaaccaAC CATTTCTCTGCTATAATAGTTTATTTGGAGCTGGAAATAATGGAGATACAGTCAATGGTTCCTGCAGCAGTGACAAAGAAGGCTATCAAATAGCTCAGTGTATTTCAAATAATTGGAACGTCATAAATGACCAGTGTGTTCTGCGGGTCTTCGTGAATTTATTGGCTGTAGCTGAG GTATTAACAGTGgaaaacattaaagattttATGAGCAACCTCAGCAGTACTGCTGCGTCAGAGATTGGCAATATCACTGACTCTTCGGCAACCATAGTAACAATTGTAAAAATACTGAACATTGTTTCCAGTCTCTCACAAACAATTTCTATTGATAAACCCATTATGGAG AATTTCCTAAGCACATCCGATGTCATTGGCTCAGACGGTGCACGAGGCCAATGGATGCTTATAAACAATAACAATGCAAACAAGAATATTAGTTCCCTTCATCTGGACTCGACTGAAAGCATTGCCCGTAGACTCACGAATGAAAGCGTTGACATAACAACAAACCTTTCTTCTCTCAATAAACTTTCCTTCAAAGGCCCTTTTACTGGAGTATTTGGAAAAAATTCAGCTACCCAAATAAATATTCCAGCAAATAATGCACCGACGTCCTTCACAGTCATCATTTCTGAAGCTCTTGATAATATCTTACCTGTTCGAAATCTGACCTACAACAACAGCAGTCAAACTGGGACCAGCATCAATGGAGATGTAGCTGTGattgagacaaacacaacaattAACGACATCTTACtttcttttaatgtaaaaagtaaGACACTGGGAAGCCCTCAGTGTGTCTATTGGAACTTCACACTTTTGAATGGCATTGGAGGATGGGACACGACTGGATGTCAACTAAAACCAGTAGGGAATGAAACTGAACGATTCACATGTGAGTGCAATCACACAACTTCCTTTTCAATTCTGATGTCACCATTTACCTTATCTAAAGAACAAACCACAGCCTTAGCCTATATAACTTACATTGGTGTGGCAATTTCAATGGCCAGCTTGGTTTTGTGCCTCATCATTGAAATCATTATATGGAAATCAGTAACAAGAAATGACACATCCTACATGCGCCATGTCTCCATAGTCAACATTGCTCTCTCCCTTCTGATTGCGAACATATGCTTCATCATTGGAGCAGCAGTTGTAAATAATGGCGAGGGTCCCTGCAGTACAGCAACCTTCTTCATGCACTTCTTTTATCTCGCCCTTTTCTTCTGGATGTTTGTCTCAGCACTTTTGCTCCTCTACCGCACCATCATGGTCTTTTCAAGAATGACCAGAGGAGCAATGATGGCCATAGGCTTCACTGTTGGCTATGGAGCCCCATTAATCATAGCTGTTGTTACTGTGGCATCTACAGCTGGGGGCCATGGATACATTCAAAAAGATTACAATTGCTGGCTAAACTGGAATATAACGAAGGCCCTCCTGGCATTTGTGATTCCTGCTCTAACTATTGTTGCTATAAACCTCCTGGTGCTTGTTGTGGTTCTGTGTAAGATGTTGAGGAGAGGAGGTTCAACTCAGCCAGATGAAAAACATCCTTTAGTGATCATTGCTAGATGTGTGGCGATTTTAACTCCTCTTTTTGGTCTAACGTGGGGCTTCGGCATTGGGACCATGGTGTCACCAAATTTTGGGATTCATGTGGTGTTCGCCTTCCTAAACTCACTGCAG GGTTTCTTTATTTTGGTGTTTGGAACATTACTGGATAGTAAG GTCCGAGAAGCATTGGCAGGAACGTTCTCACTGAGGAACTTAAGCTCCAATCGCACTAGG AGTACTAGTGCCGGACCTTCATCCTCAAGTGGAGTCCCTTTCATTCAGAGGTTACGGCATAGAA ATATGTACAATGTATCAAACCCTGGCTTTACATCTTCATCCAATGATGCAGTTAATTAG
- the LOC124393669 gene encoding adhesion G protein-coupled receptor F5-like isoform X1 has translation MALSTGMLQNKVKNNMPYPQVTVIRSENFLRFLAILLIYMQMARSQEFLEISDRIVEFGYTEGQTNHLKEKRDVNTVNTNMTQYMIIVEVNVSQAIYDQIRLSLQSMTSFKIDNTTEINSFNITTVCSLNNTEYQCRCEDQYFWPCEKCTKYGSCNNDTRSSCGCINAFPNDGQFCQPNTELMNSSTCISTTTPANYLMEVEIDALDIIVLNQLRVELTRFSFPITKSNVEFVELNITTVCSLNNTKYQCKCEDQYFWPCEKCTKYGSCNNITSSSCGCINTFPNDGYFCQPTNELLNSSTCISTTTPVSSTTPPVSSTTPPVPSTPPPVPSTPDSTLSFAITINGIFDVELTDKTTATYKDYDSKIRKSVDSSFRNVFGYVNNSASVTGFRSGSIIVDFTIQTTNSNLNLSSVSQTLVKNLRDQGFSVNDNALSQSVNGGLYNMTGYIYPGKDLLLTCSPPESNSINWYFGDINLQSSNQYEIIQNKLNVKDASDSVSGQYKCITTVNSLPYIIWQNIQIEPYPDIQVTSNKVEKCSDATITLQCCVQKSYQVQWSSECSKTSTDPQTGCELCDYIVKETDCNKIEQEIQFTCRLNTSIAKTINPKTTIINVKNQPFLCYNSLFGAGNNGDTVNGSCSSDKEGYQIAQCISNNWNVINDQCVLRVFVNLLAVAEVLTVENIKDFMSNLSSTAASEIGNITDSSATIVTIVKILNIVSSLSQTISIDKPIMENFLSTSDVIGSDGARGQWMLINNNNANKNISSLHLDSTESIARRLTNESVDITTNLSSLNKLSFKGPFTGVFGKNSATQINIPANNAPTSFTVIISEALDNILPVRNLTYNNSSQTGTSINGDVAVIETNTTINDILLSFNVKSKTLGSPQCVYWNFTLLNGIGGWDTTGCQLKPVGNETERFTCECNHTTSFSILMSPFTLSKEQTTALAYITYIGVAISMASLVLCLIIEIIIWKSVTRNDTSYMRHVSIVNIALSLLIANICFIIGAAVVNNGEGPCSTATFFMHFFYLALFFWMFVSALLLLYRTIMVFSRMTRGAMMAIGFTVGYGAPLIIAVVTVASTAGGHGYIQKDYNCWLNWNITKALLAFVIPALTIVAINLLVLVVVLCKMLRRGGSTQPDEKHPLVIIARCVAILTPLFGLTWGFGIGTMVSPNFGIHVVFAFLNSLQGFFILVFGTLLDSKVREALAGTFSLRNLSSNRTRSTSAGPSSSSGVPFIQRLRHRNMYNVSNPGFTSSSSTNDAVN, from the exons ATGGCTCTTAGTACAGGTATGCTGCAAAACAAGGTTAAAAACAATATGCCTTATCCACAAGTGACAG tgaTAAGATCGGAAAATTTCCTGAGATTTCTTGCCATCTTGCTTATTTACATGCAAATGGCGAGATCACAAGAATTTCTGGAAATTTCAGACAGAATTGTAGAG TTTGGTTACACAGAGGGACAAACGAATCATTTAAAGGAAAAACGAGATg TGAACACAGTGAATACCAATATGACACAATACATGATAATCGTAGAGGTGAATGTGTCACAAGCAATTTATGACCAAATCAGATTATCACTGCAGTCCATGACTTCTTTTAAAATTGACAACACCACAGAAATCAACAGCTTTAATATTACAACAG TGTGCAGTTTGAATAATACTGAATATCAGTGCAGGTGTGAGGATCAGTATTTCTGGCCATGTGAAAAGTGCACAAAATATGGGTCTTGTAATAATGACACCAGATCCTCATGTGGCTGCATCAACGCTTTCCCAAATGATGGACAATTCTGCCAACCAAACACTGAGTTGATGA atTCTTCTACATGCATATCCACAACAACTCCAG CTAATTATCTGATGGAAGTTGAGATTGATGCATTAGATATAATAGTCCTGAATCAATTAAGGGTCGAATTGACAAGATTTAGTTTCCCCATAACAAAAAGTAATGTCGAGTTTGTGGAACTTAACATCACTACAG TGTGCAGTTTAAATAATACTAAATATCAGTGCAAGTGTGAGGATCAGTATTTCTGGCCATGTGAAAAGTGCACAAAATATGGGTCTTGTAATAACATCACCAGTTCCTCATGTGGCTGCATCAACACTTTCCCAAATGATGGATACTTCTGCCAGCCAACCAATGAGTTATTGA atTCTTCTACATGCATATCCACAACAACTCCAg TTTCATCAACAACACCACCAG TTTCATCAACAACACCACCAG ttccatcaacaccaccaccag TTCCATCAACACCAG attCAACTTTAAGTTttgcaataacaataaatggAATATTTGATGTCGAACTCACTGACAAAACTACTGCAACATACAAAGACTATGATTCAAAAATAAGGAAATCA GTTGATAGCAGCTTCAGGAATGTTTTTGGCTATGTGAATAACTCTGCAAGCGTGACTGGCTTCAG ATCTGGCAGCATCATTGTAGACTTCACTATTCAAACAACAAATTCCAACCTGAATTTGTCATCAGTGAGCCAAACCCTTGTTAAAAATCTCCGTGATCAGGGATTCTCTGTGAACGATAATGCACTCAGCCAAAGTG TGAACGGTGGACTATACAACATGACTGGCTATATATATCCTGGGAAAGATCTCCTACTGACCTGCAGTCCTCCAGAGAGTAACAGCATAAACTGGTACTTTGGTGACATTAATCTACAGTCATCAAACCAATATgaaattattcaaaataaactCAATGTGAAGGATGCAAGTGACAGTGTAAGTG GTCAGTACAAATGCATCACAACAGTAAATTCTCTGCCCTATATTATCTGGCAAAATATTCAAATTGAGCCATACCCCGATATCCAAGTGACCAGCAACAAAGTTGAAAAATGTTCGGATGCAACAATCACACTGCAGTGTTGTGTTCAGAAGAGCTACCAGGTGCAATGGAGCTCAGAATGTAGCAAAACTTCAACAG ACCCCCAGACAGGCTGTGAATTATGTGACTATatagttaaagaaacagattgcAACAAAATTGAACAAGAAATACAGTTCACATGTCGACTCAATACTTCAATCGCCAAAACTATCAACCCAAAGACCaccataataaatgtaaaaaaccaAC CATTTCTCTGCTATAATAGTTTATTTGGAGCTGGAAATAATGGAGATACAGTCAATGGTTCCTGCAGCAGTGACAAAGAAGGCTATCAAATAGCTCAGTGTATTTCAAATAATTGGAACGTCATAAATGACCAGTGTGTTCTGCGGGTCTTCGTGAATTTATTGGCTGTAGCTGAG GTATTAACAGTGgaaaacattaaagattttATGAGCAACCTCAGCAGTACTGCTGCGTCAGAGATTGGCAATATCACTGACTCTTCGGCAACCATAGTAACAATTGTAAAAATACTGAACATTGTTTCCAGTCTCTCACAAACAATTTCTATTGATAAACCCATTATGGAG AATTTCCTAAGCACATCCGATGTCATTGGCTCAGACGGTGCACGAGGCCAATGGATGCTTATAAACAATAACAATGCAAACAAGAATATTAGTTCCCTTCATCTGGACTCGACTGAAAGCATTGCCCGTAGACTCACGAATGAAAGCGTTGACATAACAACAAACCTTTCTTCTCTCAATAAACTTTCCTTCAAAGGCCCTTTTACTGGAGTATTTGGAAAAAATTCAGCTACCCAAATAAATATTCCAGCAAATAATGCACCGACGTCCTTCACAGTCATCATTTCTGAAGCTCTTGATAATATCTTACCTGTTCGAAATCTGACCTACAACAACAGCAGTCAAACTGGGACCAGCATCAATGGAGATGTAGCTGTGattgagacaaacacaacaattAACGACATCTTACtttcttttaatgtaaaaagtaaGACACTGGGAAGCCCTCAGTGTGTCTATTGGAACTTCACACTTTTGAATGGCATTGGAGGATGGGACACGACTGGATGTCAACTAAAACCAGTAGGGAATGAAACTGAACGATTCACATGTGAGTGCAATCACACAACTTCCTTTTCAATTCTGATGTCACCATTTACCTTATCTAAAGAACAAACCACAGCCTTAGCCTATATAACTTACATTGGTGTGGCAATTTCAATGGCCAGCTTGGTTTTGTGCCTCATCATTGAAATCATTATATGGAAATCAGTAACAAGAAATGACACATCCTACATGCGCCATGTCTCCATAGTCAACATTGCTCTCTCCCTTCTGATTGCGAACATATGCTTCATCATTGGAGCAGCAGTTGTAAATAATGGCGAGGGTCCCTGCAGTACAGCAACCTTCTTCATGCACTTCTTTTATCTCGCCCTTTTCTTCTGGATGTTTGTCTCAGCACTTTTGCTCCTCTACCGCACCATCATGGTCTTTTCAAGAATGACCAGAGGAGCAATGATGGCCATAGGCTTCACTGTTGGCTATGGAGCCCCATTAATCATAGCTGTTGTTACTGTGGCATCTACAGCTGGGGGCCATGGATACATTCAAAAAGATTACAATTGCTGGCTAAACTGGAATATAACGAAGGCCCTCCTGGCATTTGTGATTCCTGCTCTAACTATTGTTGCTATAAACCTCCTGGTGCTTGTTGTGGTTCTGTGTAAGATGTTGAGGAGAGGAGGTTCAACTCAGCCAGATGAAAAACATCCTTTAGTGATCATTGCTAGATGTGTGGCGATTTTAACTCCTCTTTTTGGTCTAACGTGGGGCTTCGGCATTGGGACCATGGTGTCACCAAATTTTGGGATTCATGTGGTGTTCGCCTTCCTAAACTCACTGCAG GGTTTCTTTATTTTGGTGTTTGGAACATTACTGGATAGTAAG GTCCGAGAAGCATTGGCAGGAACGTTCTCACTGAGGAACTTAAGCTCCAATCGCACTAGG AGTACTAGTGCCGGACCTTCATCCTCAAGTGGAGTCCCTTTCATTCAGAGGTTACGGCATAGAA